The following proteins come from a genomic window of Pararhodobacter sp.:
- the clpA gene encoding ATP-dependent Clp protease ATP-binding subunit ClpA — protein sequence MPSFSNTLEQAIHGALALANARQHELATLEHLLLALMDEPEAARVLQACNVDVGDLRKTLNAFIDDDLSTLITNIEGSEAVPTAAFQRVIQRAAIHVQSSGRNEVTGANVLVAIFAERESNAAYFLQEQDMTRYDAVNFIAHGVAKNPGFSEARPVTGSDEEQSEAQDAKVDAKDSALAKYCVDLNAKAREGDVDPLIGRHAEVERCIQVLCRRRKNNPLLVGDPGVGKTAIAEGLAKKIVEGETPEILSKATIYSLDMGALLAGTRYRGDFEERLKAVVKEIEDHRDAILFIDEIHTVIGAGATSGGAMDASNLLKPALQGGKLRCMGSTTYKEFRQHFEKDRALSRRFQKIDVNEPSVEDSVKILMGLKPYFEKHHDLRYTNDAIKVAVELAARYINDRKLPDKAIDVIDEAGAAQHLLSTTKRRKTITPKEIEAVVAKIARIPPKNVTKSDAELLRDLDASLKRVVFGQDDAINALSSAIKLARAGLREPEKPIGNYLFAGPTGVGKTEVAKQLAATLGVELLRFDMSEYMEKHAVSRLIGAPPGYVGFDQGGMLTDGVDQHPHCVLLLDEIEKAHPDVFNILLQVMDHGKLTDHNGRAVDFRNVILIMTSNAGAADMAKAAIGFGRDRREGEDTAAIERMFTPEFRNRLDAVISFAPLGKATIMKVVEKFVLQLEAQLMDRNVTFELSEEAAAWLGEKGYDDKMGARPLGRVIQEHVKKPLAEELLFGRLTKGGLVRVVVRDGAIELEVEEVEKPRISGSKPPLLTAE from the coding sequence GTGCCCTCGTTTTCCAACACCCTCGAACAGGCGATCCACGGCGCCCTGGCCCTTGCCAACGCGCGTCAGCACGAACTTGCCACGCTGGAACACCTGTTGCTCGCCTTGATGGATGAGCCCGAAGCCGCGCGCGTCCTGCAGGCCTGCAATGTCGACGTCGGCGATCTGCGCAAAACCCTGAATGCGTTCATTGATGACGATCTTTCGACACTGATCACCAATATCGAAGGCTCCGAAGCGGTGCCCACCGCCGCGTTCCAACGCGTGATCCAGCGCGCCGCGATCCATGTCCAAAGCTCCGGCCGCAACGAAGTGACCGGCGCCAATGTTCTGGTCGCGATCTTTGCCGAGCGGGAATCAAACGCCGCCTATTTCCTGCAGGAACAGGACATGACGCGCTATGATGCGGTGAATTTCATCGCCCACGGCGTCGCCAAGAACCCGGGCTTCTCCGAGGCGCGACCCGTCACCGGCTCGGACGAAGAACAATCCGAGGCGCAAGATGCCAAGGTCGATGCCAAGGATTCGGCGCTGGCCAAATACTGCGTCGATCTGAACGCCAAGGCGCGCGAGGGCGATGTCGACCCGCTGATCGGCCGCCATGCCGAAGTGGAGCGCTGCATTCAGGTGCTCTGCCGCCGCCGCAAGAACAACCCGCTGTTGGTGGGCGACCCCGGCGTGGGCAAAACCGCAATTGCCGAAGGTCTGGCCAAGAAGATCGTCGAGGGGGAAACCCCGGAAATCCTGTCGAAAGCGACGATCTATTCGCTGGACATGGGCGCGCTGCTGGCCGGCACGCGCTATCGCGGCGATTTCGAGGAACGTCTGAAAGCCGTGGTCAAGGAAATCGAAGACCACCGCGACGCCATTCTGTTCATCGACGAAATCCACACGGTGATCGGCGCGGGCGCAACCTCGGGCGGGGCAATGGATGCCTCGAACCTGCTGAAACCCGCGTTGCAGGGCGGCAAACTGCGCTGCATGGGCTCGACCACCTACAAGGAATTCCGTCAGCATTTCGAAAAGGACCGCGCCCTGTCGCGCCGGTTCCAGAAAATCGACGTGAACGAACCCAGTGTCGAGGATTCGGTCAAGATCCTGATGGGCCTGAAGCCGTATTTCGAAAAGCACCACGATCTGCGCTATACCAATGACGCAATCAAGGTCGCCGTCGAACTGGCAGCGCGCTATATCAACGACCGCAAATTGCCGGACAAGGCGATCGACGTGATCGACGAAGCGGGTGCCGCGCAGCATTTGCTCAGCACCACAAAGCGCCGCAAAACCATCACGCCCAAGGAAATCGAGGCTGTGGTGGCCAAGATTGCCCGCATCCCGCCGAAAAACGTCACCAAAAGCGACGCGGAACTGCTGCGCGATCTGGATGCAAGCCTCAAGCGTGTGGTGTTCGGCCAGGATGACGCGATCAACGCCCTGTCCTCGGCGATCAAACTGGCACGCGCGGGTCTGCGCGAGCCGGAAAAACCGATTGGCAACTACCTGTTTGCCGGGCCGACGGGCGTCGGCAAAACCGAGGTTGCCAAACAACTGGCGGCAACGCTGGGCGTGGAGCTGCTGCGCTTTGACATGTCGGAATACATGGAGAAACACGCAGTTTCCCGCTTGATCGGCGCGCCTCCGGGCTATGTCGGCTTCGATCAGGGCGGCATGTTGACCGATGGCGTCGATCAGCACCCGCATTGCGTGCTGCTGCTCGATGAGATCGAAAAAGCGCACCCCGATGTGTTCAACATCCTGCTGCAGGTGATGGACCACGGCAAACTGACCGACCACAATGGCCGGGCGGTGGATTTCCGCAATGTGATCCTGATCATGACCTCGAATGCCGGTGCCGCCGATATGGCCAAGGCCGCAATCGGCTTTGGCCGCGACCGGCGCGAGGGCGAAGATACCGCCGCCATCGAGCGGATGTTCACGCCGGAATTCCGCAACCGTCTGGATGCGGTGATCAGCTTCGCGCCGCTGGGCAAGGCGACGATCATGAAAGTGGTCGAGAAATTCGTCCTGCAACTCGAAGCGCAATTGATGGATCGCAATGTCACCTTCGAACTCTCGGAGGAGGCCGCGGCCTGGCTGGGCGAAAAGGGCTACGACGACAAGATGGGCGCCCGCCCCCTGGGCCGGGTGATTCAAGAGCACGTCAAGAAACCCCTGGCCGAGGAACTCCTCTTCGGACGCCTGACCAAAGGTGGACTGGTGCGCGTCGTGGTCCGCGACGGCGCAATCGAACTCGAGGTCGAGGAAGTCGAGAAACCTCGGATCTCGGGGTCAAAGCCCCCGCTGCTGACCGCCGAATGA
- the gloB gene encoding hydroxyacylglutathione hydrolase: MTLEIIRCLSDNYAYLLHDAATGETTLIDAPEAAPILAVLKARGWRLDHVFITHHHYDHVDGLPGILAEHPATVWGNAADAERLPSLDHAFAPGDTLPGGALVMDAPGHTIGHVAFHYAARSALFSADSLMTHGCGRLFEGTPDQMYDTLMSFAALPDETHIYSGHDYAAANLRFAARFAPDAAALTARQAALAELAVKGLPTTGTTLGSERLLNPYLRGHIPAVAKAAGLPGATPRAVLAEIRRQKDAA, translated from the coding sequence ATGACCCTCGAGATCATCCGCTGCCTGTCCGACAACTACGCGTATCTGCTCCATGATGCCGCAACCGGTGAGACCACGCTGATCGACGCCCCCGAGGCCGCACCGATCCTGGCCGTTCTCAAGGCGCGCGGCTGGCGGCTGGACCATGTTTTCATCACCCATCACCACTATGATCATGTCGATGGCCTGCCGGGGATCCTCGCGGAACATCCGGCAACCGTCTGGGGCAATGCCGCAGACGCTGAACGCCTGCCAAGCCTCGACCACGCCTTTGCCCCCGGCGACACCCTGCCCGGCGGCGCGCTGGTGATGGATGCGCCGGGCCATACGATTGGCCATGTGGCGTTCCATTATGCCGCGCGCAGCGCCTTGTTCAGCGCCGACAGCCTGATGACCCACGGCTGCGGTCGCCTGTTCGAGGGCACGCCCGATCAGATGTATGACACACTCATGTCATTTGCCGCCCTCCCCGATGAGACGCATATATATTCAGGCCATGACTACGCCGCCGCCAACCTGCGGTTTGCCGCTCGGTTCGCCCCTGACGCAGCGGCGCTGACCGCGCGGCAGGCAGCGCTGGCGGAATTGGCCGTCAAAGGCTTGCCGACAACCGGCACCACACTAGGTTCAGAGAGGTTACTGAACCCTTACTTGAGAGGCCATATTCCCGCCGTCGCCAAGGCGGCTGGCCTGCCCGGTGCCACGCCACGCGCGGTTCTGGCTGAGATCCGCCGCCAAAAAGACGCCGCCTGA
- a CDS encoding class I SAM-dependent methyltransferase — MHLDVQILRDFYYRSQLGRAAQKGVRDRVVDRWGNVKGLSLAGYGFAVPLLRPFLEDAERVVGLMPAPQGVIPWPNDGANHSVLCDEARWPLANDSIDRLVMMHGLETCNLPQALLDEAHRVLAPQGRALIVVPSRGGLWARSDATPFGYGRPYSRSQIERLLAESGFICTGHASALFFPPSERRFWLRSARSIERLGQRWGLARMGGVLMIEAMRRDTARPRGLPVTKSRPLRVLEGIPQSGAQPAWRDHDPSSGR; from the coding sequence ATGCATCTCGACGTACAGATTTTGCGCGACTTCTATTACCGCAGCCAATTGGGGCGCGCGGCGCAAAAGGGCGTGCGGGATCGCGTGGTTGACCGTTGGGGCAATGTCAAAGGTCTGTCGCTGGCGGGATACGGGTTTGCGGTGCCGCTGTTGCGCCCGTTTCTGGAGGATGCCGAACGCGTGGTCGGGCTGATGCCCGCGCCGCAGGGGGTGATTCCCTGGCCCAATGACGGGGCCAATCACTCGGTGCTGTGCGACGAGGCCCGCTGGCCGCTGGCCAATGACAGCATAGATCGCCTTGTGATGATGCACGGGCTGGAAACCTGCAACCTGCCGCAGGCGCTGTTGGACGAGGCGCATCGGGTCTTGGCGCCGCAGGGCCGCGCCCTGATCGTCGTGCCCAGCCGGGGCGGGCTGTGGGCGCGCTCGGACGCGACGCCCTTTGGCTATGGGCGGCCCTATTCGCGCAGCCAGATCGAACGGCTGCTGGCCGAGAGCGGCTTCATCTGCACCGGCCATGCCTCGGCCCTGTTCTTTCCGCCCTCCGAGCGGCGCTTCTGGTTGCGTTCGGCGCGCAGTATCGAACGGCTTGGCCAGCGCTGGGGCCTGGCGCGCATGGGCGGCGTGCTGATGATCGAGGCGATGCGGCGCGATACCGCCAGACCGCGCGGCTTGCCGGTCACCAAGAGCCGCCCGCTGCGGGTGCTCGAGGGCATTCCGCAAAGCGGCGCGCAACCGGCGTGGCGCGATCACGACCCATCATCGGGGCGATGA
- a CDS encoding OmpA family protein, translating into MDGHTDNVPIPAGGAYASNWELSQARALSVVLYMIEDLGFPPERLAAAGFGEFRPVDPGNSAEARAQNRRIELKLTER; encoded by the coding sequence GTGGATGGTCACACCGACAACGTACCGATCCCGGCGGGCGGGGCCTATGCGTCAAACTGGGAGTTGAGCCAGGCGCGGGCGCTGTCGGTTGTGCTTTATATGATCGAGGATCTCGGCTTCCCACCCGAGCGGCTGGCGGCGGCGGGGTTCGGCGAATTCCGTCCGGTCGACCCGGGAAACTCGGCTGAAGCGCGGGCTCAGAACCGACGTATCGAGTTGAAGCTGACCGAACGCTAG
- a CDS encoding peptidoglycan -binding protein, with translation MGLSRRGNQRFSAAIWPGFVDAMTALLLILMFVLSIFMIVQNVMNETITSQDSELEGLTAQVSTLTNALGLSRARVDALSGQVAGLNDDLDNLREASRQQEATIAALGRDLAARGAELGAARTQITAFEAQVAALIAERTELGAQLAATEAARDTAISETEALTLALAQARDEIDSGVEAARRAAAEREAIEAALAEMRARADEGEASLASLLQRLTETETARDTALASLLETRETLGRTVAGQANTLTRLSDTLTRLQDTEAARQAALELQAQTAATLALRETALATASATAEAQRAQISDLTADLTDAQRAREQALADLALLDDETQARIATLEGALSDAEIARQQALAELASLDTATQARIAALEGALSDAEIARQQALAELASLDTATQARIATLEGALSDAEIARQQALAELASLDTATQARIATLEGALSDAEIARQQALAELASLRDQATAEMSEAERARLAEAAAAQALRDRLANVEAELSVQERERLAQVAAAEALRERLRTADTELTAMTLALEAQRRAAEETLTLLAAAQAARDDAQGQLARQLTESETRAALLAMASQELSDAESLAAEDQRRLALLNGRVAQLQRQVAGLQELLGESRVREADASTQIETLGSDLNAALARVAAEERRRAELEEAERRRLEEETRQLERYRSEFFGQMRTILAGRDGVRIVGDRFVFSSEVLFEPGSADLAREGRAQIANVVSILTEVARDIPDSIDWICGWMVTPTTYRSRRAGPMRQTGS, from the coding sequence ATGGGACTGTCGCGCCGGGGAAATCAACGGTTTTCGGCGGCGATCTGGCCGGGCTTCGTCGATGCGATGACGGCGCTTTTGCTGATCCTGATGTTTGTCCTGTCGATCTTCATGATCGTGCAAAACGTGATGAACGAAACCATCACCTCGCAAGACAGCGAACTCGAAGGGCTGACCGCGCAGGTCTCGACGCTGACCAATGCGCTGGGCCTGTCGCGCGCGCGGGTCGATGCGCTGTCGGGGCAGGTGGCCGGGCTGAATGACGATCTGGACAATTTGCGCGAAGCGTCACGCCAGCAAGAGGCGACGATCGCCGCATTGGGCCGCGATCTGGCGGCGCGCGGTGCGGAATTGGGCGCGGCGCGCACGCAGATCACCGCCTTCGAGGCGCAGGTCGCGGCGCTGATCGCCGAGCGCACGGAATTGGGTGCGCAACTGGCGGCAACCGAGGCGGCGCGCGACACGGCAATCTCGGAAACCGAGGCCTTGACTCTGGCGCTGGCGCAAGCCCGCGATGAGATCGACAGCGGCGTTGAAGCGGCGCGCCGTGCCGCCGCCGAACGCGAGGCGATCGAGGCCGCGCTGGCCGAAATGCGCGCCCGCGCGGACGAGGGCGAGGCGTCCTTGGCCAGCCTGTTGCAGCGCCTGACCGAGACCGAAACGGCGCGTGACACGGCGCTGGCGTCGCTGTTGGAAACCCGCGAAACCTTGGGTCGGACCGTGGCCGGGCAGGCCAACACCTTGACCCGGTTGTCGGATACGCTCACGCGTTTGCAAGACACCGAAGCGGCACGACAGGCGGCGCTGGAACTTCAGGCGCAGACCGCGGCCACGCTGGCGTTGCGCGAAACGGCGCTGGCGACGGCTTCGGCCACGGCCGAGGCGCAACGCGCGCAGATTTCGGATTTGACCGCAGATCTGACCGACGCGCAACGGGCGCGCGAACAGGCCTTGGCGGACCTGGCGTTGCTGGATGACGAAACGCAGGCGCGGATTGCCACGTTGGAGGGGGCGTTGAGCGACGCGGAGATCGCGCGGCAACAGGCCTTGGCGGAGTTGGCAAGCTTGGACACGGCGACACAGGCGCGGATTGCCGCGTTGGAGGGGGCGTTGAGCGACGCGGAGATCGCGCGGCAACAGGCTTTGGCGGAGTTGGCAAGTCTGGACACGGCGACACAGGCGCGGATTGCCACGTTGGAGGGGGCGTTGAGCGACGCCGAGATCGCGCGGCAACAGGCTTTGGCGGAGTTGGCAAGCTTGGACACGGCGACACAGGCGCGGATTGCCACGTTGGAGGGGGCGTTGAGCGACGCGGAGATCGCGCGGCAGCAGGCCTTGGCGGAGTTGGCAAGCTTGCGGGATCAGGCGACGGCGGAGATGTCCGAGGCCGAGCGCGCGCGTCTTGCCGAGGCGGCTGCGGCGCAGGCGTTGCGCGACCGTTTGGCAAATGTCGAGGCCGAACTCTCTGTGCAAGAGCGCGAACGTTTGGCACAAGTCGCGGCGGCCGAGGCGTTGCGCGAGCGGCTGCGCACGGCGGATACCGAACTGACCGCCATGACCTTGGCGCTGGAGGCGCAACGGCGCGCGGCGGAAGAAACCTTGACGTTGCTGGCGGCGGCGCAGGCGGCGCGGGACGACGCGCAAGGGCAACTGGCGCGGCAATTGACCGAAAGCGAGACGCGCGCGGCACTGTTGGCGATGGCCTCGCAGGAATTGTCCGACGCCGAATCCCTGGCTGCCGAGGATCAGCGGCGTTTGGCGTTGTTGAACGGGCGGGTCGCGCAGTTGCAGCGACAGGTCGCGGGATTGCAGGAATTGCTGGGTGAATCGCGCGTGCGCGAAGCCGATGCGAGCACGCAGATTGAAACCCTGGGGTCGGATTTGAACGCAGCCTTGGCCCGGGTTGCCGCCGAAGAGCGTCGCCGCGCCGAATTGGAAGAGGCCGAACGGCGCCGTCTGGAAGAGGAAACGCGCCAATTGGAGCGCTATCGCTCGGAGTTTTTCGGGCAAATGCGGACCATCCTGGCCGGGCGAGACGGTGTGCGGATCGTTGGTGACCGCTTTGTCTTTTCGTCCGAAGTGCTGTTTGAACCGGGCTCCGCGGATCTGGCCCGCGAAGGGCGCGCGCAGATCGCCAATGTCGTGTCGATCCTGACAGAGGTCGCGCGCGACATACCCGACTCAATTGATTGGATTTGCGGGTGGATGGTCACACCGACAACGTACCGATCCCGGCGGGCGGGGCCTATGCGTCAAACTGGGAGTTGA
- a CDS encoding gamma-glutamylcyclotransferase, giving the protein MQSLWVFGYGSLVWNPGFAWSSRQIARLDGYHRSFCMRSIHHRGTVEDPGLVLALDAADRACCHGVAFEIAPQIAEETLEYLRARELISAAYLEIEKDLTLEDGRIVRAVTYVIDKDHVQYCGGLDLEEQARIIARAVGGRGPNTEYLYQTAAHLAELGLPDQELSWLSDRVKMLAGA; this is encoded by the coding sequence ATGCAGTCACTTTGGGTTTTCGGATACGGATCGCTGGTGTGGAACCCCGGTTTCGCCTGGTCCTCGCGCCAGATTGCCCGGCTGGACGGCTATCATCGCTCGTTCTGTATGCGCTCCATCCACCATCGCGGCACGGTCGAGGACCCCGGTCTGGTGCTGGCGCTGGATGCTGCGGACAGGGCCTGTTGTCACGGCGTTGCCTTTGAAATCGCACCACAAATTGCCGAGGAAACGCTGGAATACCTGCGTGCGCGTGAGTTGATTTCGGCGGCCTATCTGGAGATCGAGAAAGACCTGACGCTGGAGGATGGCCGCATCGTGCGCGCCGTGACCTATGTGATCGACAAGGATCATGTGCAATATTGCGGCGGGTTGGACCTGGAAGAACAGGCGCGCATCATCGCCCGGGCGGTCGGCGGGCGCGGGCCCAATACCGAATACCTGTACCAGACCGCCGCGCATCTGGCCGAGTTGGGCCTGCCCGATCAGGAATTGTCGTGGTTATCGGATCGCGTGAAGATGTTAGCAGGCGCATAG
- a CDS encoding F0F1 ATP synthase subunit delta, which yields MSEPASISSGIAKRYATAVFDLAKESGALAALEADVDKMESALNTSPDLRAVLTSPVHTRDDMGKAIIALADKMKLSPNTRGVLGMMAQNRRLFALPHLCATLRSMIADEKGEVTAEVTSASVLTKAQADALAASLKARIGKTVKLNVAVDEKLIGGLIVKVGSKMIDTSIRSRLAALQNTMKEVG from the coding sequence GTGTCCGAACCTGCTTCGATCTCTTCCGGCATAGCCAAGCGCTATGCCACCGCCGTCTTTGATCTGGCCAAAGAGAGTGGCGCTCTTGCCGCCCTCGAGGCTGACGTCGACAAGATGGAATCGGCCCTGAACACCAGCCCGGACTTGCGGGCGGTCCTGACTTCGCCGGTTCACACCCGCGACGATATGGGCAAGGCGATCATCGCCTTGGCCGACAAGATGAAGCTGTCGCCGAATACGCGCGGCGTGTTGGGCATGATGGCGCAAAATCGCCGTTTGTTCGCGCTGCCGCACTTGTGCGCGACGCTGCGGTCGATGATCGCGGATGAGAAAGGCGAAGTGACAGCCGAAGTCACTTCGGCGTCGGTTCTGACCAAGGCTCAGGCCGATGCGCTTGCCGCGAGCCTGAAAGCGCGGATCGGCAAGACCGTGAAACTGAATGTCGCTGTCGATGAAAAACTCATCGGTGGCTTGATTGTCAAAGTGGGCTCGAAAATGATCGACACGTCGATCCGCTCGAGGCTCGCGGCCCTCCAGAACACTATGAAAGAGGTCGGATAA
- a CDS encoding biopolymer transporter ExbB, with protein MARELKAGMLGPIGAVQFTKPLRQLTLMLISMALVATGVSFAYPRISGIFLANIWLNGFILMVFVIGLLATVWQVVQLFSSVRWIGGFVAETPGHQITIAPRLLAPLASMLRSRGSSSHISSTSARSILESVGTRIEEERDMTRYLVNFLIFLGLLGTFYGLATSVPAVVETIRSLAPHEGESAMGGFGRLMTGLEQQMGGMGTAFSSSLLGLAGSLVVGLLELFASQAQNQFYRELEEWLSSITRLGTASDGEGSSDGLHAVAEILDSLAEQMDGMRSLQAESEAGRAQLDQGLATLAEAVDRLSLRFEMESSSANALMRLAEGQDRLIALMESQQSTESEPHIEAETRLRLRSMDVQLVRILEELSAGRQELMADMRSDLAVLTQAVRQLNRQPPPSVEPEGHG; from the coding sequence ATGGCGAGAGAGTTGAAAGCAGGGATGCTGGGGCCGATTGGCGCAGTCCAGTTCACCAAGCCTTTGCGCCAACTCACGCTGATGCTGATCTCGATGGCGCTGGTCGCCACCGGCGTCAGCTTTGCCTATCCGCGCATCTCCGGGATTTTTCTGGCCAATATCTGGCTGAACGGCTTCATTCTGATGGTGTTCGTGATCGGCCTTCTGGCGACCGTCTGGCAGGTGGTGCAACTGTTCAGTTCGGTGCGCTGGATCGGTGGATTCGTCGCCGAAACGCCGGGCCACCAGATCACCATCGCGCCGCGCCTGTTGGCGCCGCTGGCGTCGATGCTGCGCTCACGCGGATCAAGCAGTCATATCAGCTCGACCTCGGCGCGCTCGATCCTGGAGTCGGTGGGCACCCGCATCGAAGAAGAGCGCGACATGACGCGCTACCTTGTCAACTTCTTGATTTTCCTTGGCCTTTTGGGAACGTTCTACGGTTTGGCAACCTCGGTCCCGGCGGTGGTGGAAACCATCCGCTCGCTGGCCCCGCATGAGGGCGAATCGGCAATGGGCGGGTTTGGCCGCTTGATGACGGGGCTCGAGCAGCAAATGGGCGGCATGGGCACGGCGTTTTCCAGCTCGCTTCTGGGCCTCGCCGGGTCGCTGGTGGTCGGGCTTCTGGAGCTGTTCGCGAGCCAGGCGCAGAACCAGTTCTACCGCGAATTGGAGGAATGGCTGTCGTCGATCACCCGGCTGGGCACCGCCTCGGATGGCGAGGGCAGTTCAGACGGGTTGCACGCGGTGGCCGAAATCCTCGACAGTCTGGCCGAGCAAATGGACGGCATGCGATCACTGCAAGCCGAAAGCGAAGCGGGGCGCGCGCAACTCGATCAGGGGTTGGCGACATTGGCCGAGGCCGTGGACCGCCTGTCGCTGCGATTCGAGATGGAGAGCAGTTCGGCGAATGCCTTGATGCGTCTGGCCGAGGGTCAGGACCGGCTGATCGCGCTGATGGAAAGCCAGCAAAGCACCGAGTCCGAGCCGCATATCGAGGCCGAAACCCGCCTGCGCTTGCGGTCGATGGATGTGCAACTGGTGCGTATTCTTGAGGAGTTGTCGGCTGGGCGGCAGGAATTGATGGCCGATATGCGCAGCGATCTGGCGGTTCTGACGCAGGCCGTGCGGCAACTCAACCGGCAGCCGCCGCCCTCGGTCGAGCCGGAAGGGCACGGCTGA